The following proteins are encoded in a genomic region of Brachypodium distachyon strain Bd21 chromosome 1, Brachypodium_distachyon_v3.0, whole genome shotgun sequence:
- the LOC100836740 gene encoding uncharacterized protein LOC100836740, producing the protein MLSNEQQVWPLVALPSDRDLRDLDIFRYPEDPYGPALQHLEGARVEGKVVVLEEEEGKEVEEEEDDPEPPRLYWDDICISDSDDDLVNLEDLVIVDYDDEEGVTDGEETNCPGKKFPREKARQINRLWIASDCKQYSEHIQLCEMLRAQGDENFTLPPFPMKVFPEVTGRCVERGNCYHRRYKTHDTSITKSTLAHPKPDLMLQVFSLRISNSASYPVSVYGIIAVRDDLEPLRNYLYNRPCRDDAVTIDQDSFTLPLCSPCRGMYLLDDALLEVDLWVKEDGDGSADKQILSAYAEIDNCPSFDEMLDGQIRSGLFSLDIGFILFTYCVEAVIQVFAKVDVPHHVRFAAFSSGFDHEILLFDDEFSGNKKLFQHVVAVKAHKKLDVSLKLEESLFWWTFQDGHVGAVRIPDKSMLEYGQFDVRVFFAPKRYPKIIV; encoded by the exons ATGTTGTCAAACGAGCAGCAAGTCTGGCCCCTCGTTGCACTTCCCAGCGACCGCGACCTCCGCGATCTGGACATCTTCAGATACCCCGAAGACCCATATGGTCCCGCGCTCCAGCATCTCGAAGGTGCTCGCGTGGAGGGgaaggtggtggtgctggaggaggaggaggggaaggaggtggaggaggaggaggatgatcCAGAGCCGCCTCGCCTTTACTGGGACGACATCTGCATATCCGACAGCGATGATGATCTAGTTAACTTGGAGGACTTGGTCATTGTTGACTACGATGATGAGGAAGGGGTGACAGATGGCGAGGAGACAAATTGCCCAG GGAAGAAATTCCCTAGGGAAAAAGCAAGACAAATAAACCGATTATGGATAGCTAGTGACTGCAAACAGTATTCTGAACACATACAGCTGTGTGAGATGCTTCGAGCACAGGGAGATGAGAATTTTACCCTTCCTCCTTTTCCCATGAAAGTATTCCCTGAGGTAACAGGTCGATGTGTTGAGCGGGGCAACTGCTACCACCGCCGTTACAAAACACATGATACTTCCATCA CTAAATCAACTCTTGCACATCCCAAACCAGATCTGATGCTGCAGGTCTTCTCATTGCGTATATCGAACTCTGCATCCTATCCTGTTAGTGTCTATGGAATAATTGCCGTTCGGGATGACTTGGAGCCGCTACGGAATTATCTCTATAACCGTCCCTGCAGAGATGATGCTGTCACCATTGATCAG GATTCCTTTACTTTACCTCTCTGTAGCCCTTGTCGAGGAATGTATCTACTGGATGATGCATTACTAGAGGTCGATCTCTGGGTTAAGGAGGATGGGGATGGATCAGCTGACAAACAAATACTCTCTGCATATGCTGAGATTGACAACTGCCCAAGTTTTGATGAAATGCTCGATGGACAGATTCGCAGTGGCCTATTCAGCTTGGACATAGGCTTCATATTGTTTACATACTGTGTTGAGGCTGTAATACAGGTCTTTGCAAAGGTTGATGTTCCTCATCATGTCAGATTTGCCGCTTTCAGCAGTGGCTTTGATCATGAGATTCTGCTGTTTGATGACGAATTCTCTGGGAATAAGAAACTGTTTCAGCATGTAGTCGCGGTGAAGGCACATAAAAAACTGGATGTTTCATTGAAGTTGGAGGAATCACTCTTTTGGTGGACTTTCCAGGATGGACATGTTGGGGCTGTTAGGATTCCTGATAAATCGATGTTAGAGTATGGCCAGTTTGATGTGAGAGTTTTCTTTGCTCCAAAACGCTACCCCAAAATAATTGTCTGA